Below is a genomic region from Sneathia sanguinegens.
GTCTAATTTTTTACAAACTTTTTTTATCATATCATATACTGCTTGTTTACTAACATTCATAGCTTCTGCAATTTCTGTAAGTGAATTATCTTCTTCAAAATATGCTTTCAAATACATTCTTTGCTTTTCAGAAATTAAAGACTTATATATTTCAAATAAATCTGAATATTTTAAAAATTCATTTAATTCTTTCATAACTT
It encodes:
- the ylxM gene encoding YlxM family DNA-binding protein, which translates into the protein MKELNEFLKYSDLFEIYKSLISEKQRMYLKAYFEEDNSLTEIAEAMNVSKQAVYDMIKKVCKKLDFYENELHIYKNARDKLLLLKDLRNNFNKEYLDKLIQKLEEDSYV